In one Steroidobacteraceae bacterium genomic region, the following are encoded:
- a CDS encoding helix-turn-helix transcriptional regulator, protein MKHSTDVLGVARPVIALDDEYPAGFVDPMHAHERTQILFASSGVMAVRTDETSFVVPPQRAVWLPAGVKHEVSCRHSVSLRTLYLDARLGRDPTHCRVFEVSDFLKALILEVVKFAPLYDIDGREGRIVAVLLDEIDRMPNAPYCVGMPNDPRLIRVCRAILADPSDGRDLDDWARLAGMGRRTFTRSFKNETGMGVAIWRQQARLMHALSLLSAGQSITQVAFEVGYDSPSAFTAMFHRAFGVPPSQFALR, encoded by the coding sequence ATGAAGCATAGCACCGATGTGCTTGGCGTTGCGCGACCGGTCATTGCGCTGGACGATGAATATCCGGCGGGCTTCGTCGATCCGATGCATGCCCACGAGCGCACGCAAATACTCTTCGCGTCGTCAGGGGTCATGGCCGTGCGCACTGATGAAACAAGTTTCGTCGTCCCGCCGCAGCGCGCGGTATGGTTGCCCGCCGGTGTCAAGCATGAGGTGTCCTGCCGCCATTCCGTTTCGCTTCGCACCTTGTACCTCGATGCGCGCCTCGGCCGCGATCCAACCCATTGCCGCGTATTCGAGGTTTCCGATTTTCTGAAGGCGCTGATACTCGAAGTCGTCAAGTTCGCGCCGCTCTATGACATCGACGGCCGCGAAGGTCGCATCGTCGCCGTATTGCTGGATGAAATCGACCGAATGCCCAACGCGCCCTACTGCGTCGGCATGCCGAATGACCCGCGTCTGATTCGTGTCTGCCGGGCGATACTCGCCGACCCGTCCGACGGCCGTGATCTCGACGACTGGGCGCGCCTGGCTGGAATGGGACGGCGGACGTTTACGCGCAGCTTCAAGAACGAAACCGGCATGGGCGTGGCGATCTGGCGGCAGCAGGCGCGGCTCATGCATGCGCTCTCGCTCTTATCGGCCGGCCAGTCGATCACCCAGGTTGCGTTCGAAGTGGGCTATGACAGTCCGAGCGCGTTTACGGCCATGTTCCATCGTGCATTCGGGGTACCGCCCAGCCAATTCGCCTTGCGCTGA
- a CDS encoding amino acid permease, with the protein MDKSSVFSKKSLAHIRAETENHGLKRSLGALQLMLLGIGCIIGAGVYVMTGTAAANYAGPAVTISFLVAGAACAFTALCYAELASTLPVSGSSYTYTYAALGEVFAWGLGWLLMLEYGLAGSALAVGLSGYLSSLLADFQVIVPESLRSPMVQSITTPTGTRFALTSNVNLVAVIMLAAVATVLIRGVSHSAAVNAVMVVIKVTVLLIFVAVGVAYVNPVNWHPLIPPNEGGFQFGVPGILRAASILFFAYLGFETVSTAALEARNPQRDMPIGILGALIICTVLYIMVALVLTGLVPYRELGVADPIAVAMNATRQPALAVLIKSGAVVGLTSVLLVNTYGHSRICFAMSRDGMLPRLFSDVHARWHTPHRGTMVVAGISAVAAATLPISILGDLVSLGTAAAFSIVAISVMWLRTTHPQLHRPFRVPLGGRHIGGVWVGIVPLCALLLCLGLIGPVLIDIIAKAMAGDVLLAVILGLYLLAGALIYVLYCRRASRVQRGIAA; encoded by the coding sequence TTGGATAAATCCAGCGTTTTCTCGAAAAAGTCCCTTGCGCACATCAGGGCCGAGACGGAAAACCACGGCCTCAAGCGTTCGCTCGGCGCCCTGCAACTGATGTTGCTCGGCATCGGTTGCATCATCGGCGCTGGCGTGTACGTCATGACCGGCACGGCCGCAGCCAACTATGCGGGACCGGCTGTAACCATCTCCTTTCTCGTCGCGGGAGCGGCTTGCGCATTCACGGCGCTGTGCTACGCCGAACTGGCGTCGACACTCCCGGTGTCTGGTTCCTCTTATACATACACCTATGCCGCGCTGGGAGAAGTCTTTGCCTGGGGTCTCGGCTGGTTGCTCATGCTCGAGTATGGCCTTGCAGGCTCGGCACTTGCCGTGGGATTGTCGGGCTATCTGTCGAGCCTCCTCGCGGACTTTCAGGTTATCGTGCCCGAAAGCCTGCGCAGTCCCATGGTGCAGAGCATTACGACGCCGACCGGTACGCGCTTCGCGCTCACGAGCAATGTCAACCTGGTGGCGGTGATCATGCTCGCGGCGGTCGCGACCGTGTTGATTCGCGGCGTTTCTCATTCGGCGGCGGTCAATGCCGTCATGGTCGTCATCAAGGTGACCGTGCTGCTCATTTTCGTCGCCGTGGGCGTTGCCTATGTCAACCCGGTCAATTGGCACCCGCTCATTCCGCCCAATGAAGGCGGATTCCAGTTCGGCGTACCCGGCATATTGCGAGCAGCGTCCATTCTGTTCTTCGCATATCTCGGTTTCGAAACCGTATCGACCGCGGCACTCGAAGCGCGCAATCCGCAGCGGGACATGCCCATCGGTATCCTGGGCGCGCTGATCATCTGCACGGTGCTCTATATCATGGTCGCGCTCGTGCTCACGGGCCTCGTGCCCTATCGCGAGCTTGGCGTCGCAGACCCAATAGCCGTGGCCATGAATGCGACCCGGCAACCGGCGCTCGCTGTGCTGATCAAGAGCGGCGCCGTCGTGGGTCTCACCTCGGTGCTCCTGGTGAATACCTACGGTCACAGCCGAATCTGCTTCGCGATGTCGCGGGACGGCATGTTGCCGCGCCTGTTCTCAGACGTTCATGCGCGCTGGCACACGCCGCATCGCGGCACGATGGTGGTCGCCGGCATATCCGCTGTGGCTGCTGCAACGCTGCCCATTTCGATTCTTGGCGACCTGGTCAGCCTCGGCACGGCAGCCGCATTTTCCATAGTCGCCATCAGCGTCATGTGGTTGCGCACGACCCATCCGCAGCTGCACAGGCCATTTCGCGTCCCGCTGGGTGGTCGCCATATCGGTGGCGTGTGGGTGGGCATCGTTCCGCTGTGCGCCTTGTTGCTATGTCTGGGGCTCATCGGGCCGGTGCTGATCGACATCATTGCCAAGGCCATGGCCGGCGACGTGCTGCTCGCCGTCATCCTCGGTCTCTATCTCCTGGCGGGCGCACTTATTTATGTGCTGTACTGTCGGCGCGCAAGCCGGGTGCAGCGCGGGATCGCCGCCTGA
- a CDS encoding glutathione S-transferase family protein, producing the protein MLTLYDYPPSQNAYKVRLLLHHLQQPYRTRLVSIFEGEGQSDEFLARNPTGAVPVLELDDGRALPESNAILTYLAEGTAYLPQDPWARAQVFRWMYFEEDYIQNGIATLRHWAMTGKIARRSREQVEMKQAASRKALGILDRWLTNREFLTDVGYTIADICVFAYVSRADEAGIALREYPSVAAWVDRVRAQPRFLHEVAGYASDPHSCRELP; encoded by the coding sequence ATGCTGACGCTGTACGACTATCCTCCCTCGCAGAATGCCTACAAAGTCCGGTTGCTGCTCCATCATCTGCAGCAACCGTACCGGACCCGGCTCGTCAGCATTTTCGAAGGCGAAGGGCAGTCGGACGAGTTTCTTGCCAGGAATCCGACAGGCGCGGTTCCGGTCCTGGAGCTCGATGATGGTCGCGCACTACCGGAGTCGAACGCCATACTGACCTACCTCGCTGAAGGAACAGCTTACCTGCCGCAGGACCCCTGGGCTCGCGCACAGGTATTTCGCTGGATGTATTTCGAGGAGGACTACATCCAGAATGGCATCGCGACACTCCGCCATTGGGCCATGACCGGAAAGATCGCGCGGCGCAGCCGGGAGCAGGTGGAAATGAAGCAGGCAGCGAGTCGCAAGGCACTGGGTATACTTGATCGCTGGCTCACGAATCGCGAGTTCCTGACCGATGTCGGCTACACGATTGCCGATATTTGCGTATTTGCCTACGTCAGTCGCGCCGATGAGGCAGGCATTGCGCTACGCGAGTACCCGTCCGTTGCGGCGTGGGTCGATCGCGTTCGCGCCCAGCCCAGGTTCCTGCATGAGGTTGCAGGCTATGCGAGCGACCCACATTCTTGCAGGGAGTTGCCCTGA
- a CDS encoding methylated-DNA--[protein]-cysteine S-methyltransferase yields the protein MNAPGRRRGIDWPRTVQAACRLIERDAPGLERLAAELTVGRAELQRQFTKRLGVSPKAYARTLALQRLARDGNRERTALDAVFGAGFESSSSAYTAAASSLGLTPGRLRKAVRLGWWMGLSDLGWMLLAASSRGICWLAFGNAPGALLQDLRVAFPRAELFNDEARLYGWFEQVRDFVLLPHESLDLPVDIQGTAFQSRVWRALRQIPLGETRSYSDVARRIGRPSAVRAVANACANNRVALLIPCHRVIAADGRRSGYRWGAKRKEQLLRREGERAVR from the coding sequence ATGAACGCGCCGGGTCGACGCCGCGGGATCGATTGGCCGCGCACGGTGCAGGCGGCTTGTCGGCTCATCGAGCGCGATGCGCCGGGGCTCGAGCGTCTTGCGGCCGAGCTCACGGTCGGACGCGCGGAACTGCAGCGACAATTCACGAAGCGGCTGGGCGTCAGCCCCAAGGCCTACGCACGGACACTGGCACTGCAGCGCCTGGCACGTGATGGCAATCGTGAGCGTACTGCGCTCGACGCTGTTTTCGGCGCGGGCTTCGAATCGAGTTCGAGTGCCTACACGGCGGCCGCCAGTTCATTGGGGCTTACCCCCGGTCGATTGCGCAAGGCCGTTCGTCTTGGCTGGTGGATGGGATTGTCCGACCTCGGTTGGATGCTGCTCGCCGCATCGTCGCGCGGCATCTGCTGGTTGGCCTTTGGTAATGCACCAGGGGCGCTCCTGCAGGATCTGCGAGTGGCGTTTCCGCGTGCGGAGCTCTTCAACGACGAAGCACGTCTCTATGGCTGGTTCGAGCAGGTGCGGGACTTTGTTCTGCTCCCGCACGAATCGCTGGATTTGCCGGTCGATATCCAGGGTACGGCCTTTCAGTCGCGGGTGTGGCGCGCGTTGCGGCAGATACCGCTCGGCGAAACTCGCAGCTACAGCGATGTCGCGCGGCGCATCGGCCGACCCAGCGCCGTGCGCGCGGTGGCGAACGCCTGTGCCAATAATCGCGTCGCGTTATTGATTCCCTGTCATCGCGTCATTGCGGCCGATGGCAGGCGGAGTGGCTATCGCTGGGGAGCGAAGCGCAAGGAGCAACTATTGCGACGGGAAGGTGAGCGTGCGGTCCGATAA
- a CDS encoding VOC family protein: MVQPAKNTICLWYNGDAEDAARFYAKTFPDSAVTAVHRAPGDFPSGKKDDVITVEFTVLGIPCVGLNGGAIFKHSEAFSFQVSTVDQEETDRYWDAIIGNGGQESACGWCKDKWGLSWQITPRALVQAITDPDRAAAQRAFDAMMRMKKIDIAAIEAARRGALQGGRSG; the protein is encoded by the coding sequence ATGGTGCAACCAGCCAAGAACACAATTTGCCTCTGGTACAACGGCGACGCGGAAGATGCGGCGCGATTCTATGCGAAGACTTTTCCGGATTCCGCCGTCACGGCCGTGCATCGCGCACCAGGGGATTTTCCGTCCGGGAAGAAAGACGATGTGATCACCGTGGAATTCACCGTGCTTGGCATCCCTTGCGTAGGATTGAATGGCGGCGCGATATTCAAGCATAGCGAAGCTTTTTCGTTCCAAGTGTCGACCGTCGACCAGGAAGAAACCGACCGCTATTGGGACGCCATCATCGGCAATGGCGGTCAGGAAAGTGCTTGTGGCTGGTGCAAGGACAAATGGGGCCTTTCATGGCAAATCACGCCGCGCGCGTTGGTCCAGGCAATTACCGATCCGGATCGTGCCGCTGCGCAGCGCGCCTTCGATGCCATGATGCGGATGAAGAAGATCGACATTGCTGCGATCGAAGCTGCGCGACGCGGCGCGCTCCAGGGCGGTCGCAGTGGTTGA
- a CDS encoding SRPBCC family protein: protein MEITVETIVAASADTVWRAYTSPADIVKWNTASDDWHTTSATVDLRVGGDFSSRMEAKDGSMGFDFAGTYTRIVKPKLIEYSFGDRTARVEFAETAKGVRVTVTFDSESTHSVEQQRAGWQAILDNFARHVEASA, encoded by the coding sequence ATGGAAATCACCGTTGAAACAATTGTCGCCGCATCTGCCGACACAGTCTGGCGTGCCTATACATCGCCGGCGGACATCGTGAAATGGAACACGGCTTCGGACGATTGGCATACAACTTCCGCGACCGTTGATTTGCGCGTCGGTGGCGATTTCTCGTCCCGGATGGAGGCCAAAGACGGCAGCATGGGGTTTGATTTCGCCGGCACCTATACACGTATCGTGAAACCGAAATTGATCGAATATTCGTTTGGCGATCGCACAGCCCGGGTGGAGTTTGCCGAGACCGCAAAGGGGGTGCGCGTAACGGTCACCTTCGATAGCGAATCGACGCATTCAGTTGAACAGCAGCGCGCCGGTTGGCAGGCGATACTCGACAATTTCGCCCGTCATGTGGAAGCGAGCGCGTAG
- a CDS encoding nuclear transport factor 2 family protein has translation MKTKLSAKLCVTLLAALPCVALTAEMTAEQSETAKWMIERARGWAEQACGGTWVLSELLADDFQGTSPKGKRYRKPTGEPPRDPNTHWSTDCRLDDADVHFFGTDLAVIYGAESMTVETDAAKRERVCLVWTDTWHRRNGKWQIVAVQDNRIDCPTG, from the coding sequence ATGAAAACGAAGCTATCGGCCAAACTGTGTGTAACGCTCCTCGCTGCGCTCCCCTGCGTGGCGCTCACTGCCGAGATGACGGCTGAGCAGAGTGAAACGGCGAAATGGATGATCGAGCGGGCTCGCGGCTGGGCCGAGCAGGCTTGCGGCGGAACGTGGGTGCTGTCCGAGCTACTCGCGGACGACTTCCAGGGCACGTCGCCCAAGGGCAAACGCTATCGAAAGCCAACTGGCGAACCACCCCGAGACCCCAATACCCACTGGTCGACCGATTGCCGCCTCGATGACGCGGATGTTCATTTCTTCGGTACCGACCTGGCCGTTATTTATGGCGCCGAGTCCATGACGGTCGAGACGGACGCCGCCAAGCGCGAGCGGGTTTGCCTCGTTTGGACGGATACCTGGCACAGAAGAAACGGGAAGTGGCAGATTGTCGCGGTGCAGGACAATCGTATCGACTGTCCGACCGGGTGA
- a CDS encoding cupin domain-containing protein, with protein MNAINLSSKLATFSEHWSPKIVSSFNGHDVMVVKVQGEFTWHSHPDTDDFFLVLKGKLTIRLRTHDVHLESGDLFVVPKGVEHCPVAAEEAQILLIEPAGTPNTGDALTAVAKERI; from the coding sequence ATGAACGCGATCAATTTGTCGTCAAAGCTGGCCACGTTTTCCGAGCACTGGTCGCCGAAAATCGTCTCGAGCTTCAATGGGCACGATGTCATGGTCGTCAAGGTGCAGGGCGAGTTCACATGGCATTCGCACCCGGACACGGACGATTTCTTTCTCGTGTTGAAAGGCAAACTGACGATCAGGCTCAGAACCCACGATGTTCATTTGGAATCCGGTGATCTTTTTGTGGTTCCCAAAGGTGTCGAACACTGCCCCGTCGCAGCGGAAGAAGCGCAGATTCTGTTGATCGAGCCGGCAGGAACGCCTAACACCGGGGATGCGCTTACCGCAGTGGCCAAAGAGAGAATCTAA
- a CDS encoding sialidase family protein → MATNDSVLSPGNAAGQDEDPVTLRARDESLFVAWYSNRNGTQPDGYDDKEIFLMHSTDGRSWTNPPIQLTRTPRYSFYPSLAQDASGQFHLAGMRTIFQPDGCVPTNSCTGAQYSIFTKSSADGVTWNADAENTVAAGPADQMPWIVADRQADRLLIFFCSPTRDANGNVQFVDFTQNLYVTVDSGTGWSTPQRLVGPNAPGTGNVFPYVVQRSDGQFLMTWVRYEAAIPDAVDTLREISTDVLWATSADGVVWSSPATVSDADTLAEIDILPSLYLHTVRNNWNIIWRTGSNPADPGRSVEMPVGGSYPTDLLTRPELAGYSARILATPTTGIFWGVWVAGDEPRQKIHHRFFTLP, encoded by the coding sequence GTGGCGACCAACGACTCCGTATTGAGTCCCGGGAATGCGGCTGGCCAGGACGAGGACCCGGTGACACTGCGCGCGCGAGATGAGAGTCTCTTTGTGGCCTGGTATTCCAATCGCAACGGCACGCAGCCGGACGGCTACGACGACAAAGAAATATTTCTCATGCACTCAACCGACGGTCGGAGCTGGACCAATCCACCGATCCAGCTTACCCGCACTCCCCGGTACTCCTTCTATCCCAGCTTGGCACAGGATGCTTCGGGCCAGTTTCACCTGGCCGGCATGCGCACGATTTTTCAGCCCGACGGCTGCGTACCGACCAACTCCTGCACTGGTGCCCAGTACAGTATTTTCACGAAGTCATCCGCAGACGGTGTCACCTGGAATGCGGATGCCGAAAACACGGTCGCAGCAGGACCTGCTGATCAGATGCCGTGGATCGTCGCCGACCGCCAAGCAGACCGTCTGTTGATCTTCTTCTGCTCACCGACGCGTGACGCCAATGGTAATGTCCAGTTTGTCGATTTCACGCAAAACCTGTATGTGACCGTCGACAGCGGCACGGGGTGGAGCACGCCGCAACGCCTCGTTGGGCCGAACGCGCCAGGGACGGGTAATGTGTTCCCGTATGTCGTCCAGCGCAGCGACGGGCAATTTCTGATGACCTGGGTGCGGTACGAAGCAGCAATCCCGGATGCCGTGGACACACTGAGGGAAATATCCACCGACGTGCTCTGGGCGACGTCCGCTGACGGCGTTGTCTGGAGCTCACCTGCGACGGTCAGCGATGCAGACACGCTGGCTGAGATCGACATTCTGCCGTCGCTTTATCTGCATACTGTGCGCAACAACTGGAACATCATCTGGCGCACGGGTTCGAACCCGGCCGATCCTGGACGGAGCGTCGAGATGCCGGTTGGCGGTTCTTATCCGACTGACTTGCTGACGCGTCCTGAACTTGCTGGTTATTCCGCCAGGATTCTGGCCACACCCACGACAGGTATCTTTTGGGGCGTTTGGGTGGCGGGCGACGAGCCGCGACAGAAGATCCATCATCGATTCTTTACACTGCCCTAG
- a CDS encoding heme-binding protein, producing MNDGIAKQSRHWSFDRGDDMHVSSVVALLSLCLATSGSFAADLTAGEASKIIDGCVMHANGKNQSHAIAVADTGGHLIALLRMDGNSSGIAEFAVQKALAVAAWRFSTRQMEAAVKDTPGFANAPSVVTVPGGVPVFSKDGQFIGSVGVSGEAPADDAECAAAGIRAASLVPASKRSE from the coding sequence ATGAACGATGGTATCGCGAAACAATCACGGCATTGGTCATTTGACCGGGGAGACGACATGCATGTTTCATCAGTAGTGGCATTACTAAGCCTCTGTCTCGCAACATCGGGCAGCTTCGCCGCCGATCTGACTGCGGGCGAGGCATCCAAAATCATCGATGGCTGCGTGATGCACGCAAACGGAAAAAACCAAAGTCACGCTATCGCCGTGGCAGATACCGGTGGCCACTTGATCGCGCTACTGCGAATGGACGGAAATTCGTCAGGCATCGCCGAGTTCGCGGTGCAAAAGGCCCTAGCCGTCGCCGCATGGCGTTTTTCAACGAGACAAATGGAGGCCGCAGTGAAAGATACGCCTGGGTTCGCGAACGCGCCGTCCGTGGTAACCGTGCCGGGCGGGGTTCCTGTCTTTTCGAAGGACGGACAATTCATCGGCTCGGTTGGCGTTTCCGGAGAAGCGCCAGCGGACGACGCCGAGTGCGCCGCCGCCGGCATCCGGGCCGCCAGCCTTGTTCCGGCAAGCAAACGATCTGAGTAG
- a CDS encoding GNAT family N-acetyltransferase, translating to MNRSADESIQLVEQFPDVDDYLRIGALAGLTPRTETAARRGLANTLYGVSLKHDNEVIGMGRVIGDNGCVFMVVDIAIIPTYQGRGLGTRIMVVLDHWIRRNVPETAYVTLVANGEARNLYAKFGFAQPPADALYMEYIMGPATERPIR from the coding sequence ATGAACCGCTCTGCCGACGAATCCATACAACTTGTCGAGCAGTTTCCCGATGTCGATGACTACCTGCGCATCGGCGCGCTCGCGGGTCTAACGCCCAGAACGGAGACGGCGGCGCGCCGGGGGCTGGCCAACACGCTGTATGGCGTCAGTCTGAAGCATGACAATGAAGTCATCGGTATGGGCCGCGTGATCGGCGACAATGGCTGCGTATTCATGGTCGTCGACATCGCCATCATCCCCACCTACCAGGGCAGGGGACTCGGCACCCGAATCATGGTGGTGCTCGACCACTGGATTCGTCGCAATGTGCCTGAAACCGCCTACGTTACCCTGGTCGCAAATGGCGAGGCCAGGAATTTGTATGCAAAGTTTGGCTTTGCGCAGCCACCTGCTGATGCGCTTTACATGGAGTACATCATGGGTCCTGCCACCGAGCGTCCAATCCGATGA
- a CDS encoding polysaccharide deacetylase family protein gives MGCVAVKVDVDTYHGTLEGVPRLLDLLEASGAGATFLFSLGRDHTGRAIRRVFRPGFLGKVRRTSVAQHYGLRTLLYGTLLPGPHIGRRCAAILREVAARGFEVGVHVHDHVRWQDYVAGASEAWTRRELQRALDVFAEVFGRAATVHGAAGWQMNRFVPGLEQEFGIKLASDARGTGPFLPVVDGKVIDVPQLPTTLPTLDELVGRDDLRGQNATEYLLAETRAAGEAAQVYTAHAELEGGAFAEDFGRLIGQWRAAGRRVCGLTDYAQTLDRNTLPRCPIVTGTVAGRSGMLAVQGSAATP, from the coding sequence ATGGGATGCGTCGCGGTCAAGGTCGATGTTGACACTTACCACGGCACGCTCGAGGGCGTGCCGCGGCTGCTCGATCTGCTGGAGGCGAGCGGTGCAGGCGCGACGTTCCTGTTCAGCCTGGGACGTGATCACACCGGGCGTGCGATACGGCGCGTATTTCGACCCGGATTCCTCGGCAAAGTACGGCGCACATCAGTGGCACAACACTATGGCCTGCGCACATTGCTCTATGGCACCTTGTTGCCGGGCCCGCATATTGGTCGACGCTGCGCGGCCATTCTTCGTGAGGTTGCCGCGCGCGGCTTTGAGGTCGGCGTGCATGTGCACGATCACGTGCGCTGGCAGGACTATGTCGCCGGCGCGAGCGAGGCCTGGACGCGACGTGAGCTGCAGCGGGCACTCGATGTGTTCGCCGAGGTCTTTGGGCGGGCGGCGACGGTGCACGGCGCGGCGGGCTGGCAGATGAATCGGTTTGTTCCAGGCCTGGAACAGGAATTTGGCATCAAGCTCGCTTCCGATGCTCGAGGTACCGGGCCGTTCCTGCCCGTCGTCGATGGCAAAGTCATCGATGTGCCGCAGCTGCCGACCACACTGCCAACGCTCGATGAACTGGTCGGGCGCGACGATCTCCGAGGCCAGAATGCGACCGAGTATTTGTTGGCGGAAACACGCGCCGCTGGCGAGGCTGCCCAGGTTTATACCGCACACGCGGAACTCGAAGGCGGTGCGTTCGCCGAGGACTTCGGTCGGCTCATTGGACAATGGCGGGCTGCAGGCCGGCGTGTCTGCGGCTTGACGGACTACGCGCAAACGCTCGATCGCAACACGCTTCCCCGCTGCCCCATCGTCACTGGTACCGTAGCGGGTCGCAGTGGCATGTTGGCGGTGCAGGGCTCGGCTGCGACTCCGTAG
- a CDS encoding formyltransferase, whose product MSRPRAVVFGYHDVADRCLRALVSGGVDVALLVTHRDDPAEERWFACAADTAREHGIEVSYQSENDSPGLQQRIAAIAPDFIFSFYYRALLSDAMLGLARRGALNMHGSLLPDYRGRAPVNWAVLNGETRTGATLHYMAARADAGDIVDQLAVPILEDDDARIVMHKVTVAAETVLWRSLPGLIDGTAPRSRQDLSKGRYFGRRRPEDGRIDWRRSAREIHNLIRAVAPPFPGAFCELRGERLWIHRSRVVQNAATRGEPQLHAEGGRCLARCGDGHWLEVLAAADSRGPLDLSRWAAELANHPVALT is encoded by the coding sequence ATGAGCCGTCCGCGGGCGGTTGTCTTCGGTTATCACGATGTCGCGGACCGCTGCCTGCGGGCGCTGGTCTCCGGCGGCGTTGATGTCGCGCTGCTCGTTACGCATCGCGATGACCCCGCCGAGGAGCGCTGGTTCGCCTGCGCGGCTGATACGGCGCGCGAGCATGGTATCGAGGTGAGCTATCAGAGTGAGAACGACAGCCCCGGGCTTCAGCAACGGATTGCGGCCATTGCGCCCGATTTCATTTTTTCCTTTTATTACCGCGCGCTGCTGAGCGATGCCATGCTGGGACTGGCGCGACGTGGCGCGCTCAATATGCACGGTTCGCTGCTGCCGGACTATCGCGGCCGGGCGCCCGTCAATTGGGCCGTGCTGAACGGCGAGACCCGCACGGGCGCGACCCTGCACTACATGGCGGCGCGCGCCGATGCGGGCGATATCGTCGATCAACTGGCCGTGCCGATACTGGAGGACGATGATGCGCGCATCGTCATGCACAAGGTGACCGTGGCGGCCGAAACCGTGTTGTGGCGCTCGCTGCCGGGACTGATCGATGGCACCGCGCCGCGCAGCCGCCAGGACCTGTCGAAGGGACGTTATTTCGGTCGCCGTCGGCCGGAAGATGGCCGCATCGACTGGCGACGCAGTGCGCGTGAGATCCACAATCTCATTCGCGCCGTGGCGCCGCCCTTCCCAGGCGCGTTCTGCGAGTTGCGCGGCGAGCGATTGTGGATTCATCGCAGTCGCGTTGTGCAAAACGCTGCCACGCGGGGCGAGCCGCAATTGCACGCCGAAGGCGGCCGCTGCCTGGCGCGCTGTGGCGACGGCCATTGGCTTGAAGTTCTCGCGGCGGCCGATAGCCGCGGACCGCTGGACCTGTCGCGCTGGGCCGCGGAGCTCGCGAATCATCCCGTTGCGCTGACCTGA
- a CDS encoding glycosyltransferase: MQPELSVVIPVYNEQEVLPQLFARLYAALDQLGRRYEVIFIDDGSADRSGALLREQFASRPAETRVILLASNAGQHMAIMAGFAHARGRHVVTLDADLQNPPEEIGKIVAALEGGADLVGGVRMQRQDVWWRRWSSRALNRIRDRTTKIRITDQGCMLRGYDRSIIHALNNCSEVSTFIPALAYTFARRPVEIEVAHAERQGGQSKYSLYSLLRLNFDLMTGFSLLPLQFFTIAGFAIAGVSLAFVAVLAIRRLLVGPEVGGVFTLFGIAFFLIGVVLLGLGVIGEYVGRIYEQVRQRPRYIIAAVLEQSTSNVAEHA, encoded by the coding sequence ATGCAGCCCGAGCTGTCGGTCGTCATTCCGGTATACAACGAGCAGGAAGTGCTGCCACAGCTCTTTGCGCGCCTCTATGCCGCGCTCGATCAACTGGGTCGGCGCTACGAGGTGATTTTCATCGACGACGGCAGCGCCGACCGCTCGGGCGCCTTGCTGCGCGAGCAGTTCGCGAGCCGGCCCGCCGAAACGCGGGTCATCCTGCTCGCCAGCAATGCCGGCCAGCATATGGCCATCATGGCGGGGTTTGCCCATGCGCGTGGTCGCCATGTCGTTACCCTCGATGCCGACCTGCAGAACCCGCCCGAGGAAATCGGCAAGATCGTCGCCGCGCTCGAGGGCGGTGCCGACCTCGTCGGTGGCGTGCGCATGCAGCGTCAGGATGTGTGGTGGCGGCGATGGTCGTCGCGAGCGCTCAATCGCATCCGCGATCGCACCACGAAGATCCGCATCACCGACCAGGGCTGCATGCTGCGCGGCTACGACAGGAGCATCATTCACGCGCTCAACAATTGCTCCGAGGTCAGCACCTTCATACCTGCCCTCGCCTACACCTTCGCGCGCCGTCCGGTCGAAATCGAAGTCGCCCACGCTGAGCGCCAGGGTGGCCAATCGAAGTATTCGCTGTACAGCCTGCTGCGGCTCAACTTCGACCTGATGACCGGCTTTTCGTTGTTGCCGCTGCAATTCTTCACCATCGCCGGCTTCGCGATCGCCGGTGTCTCACTTGCATTCGTCGCCGTGTTGGCGATACGGCGACTGCTGGTCGGTCCGGAAGTCGGCGGTGTCTTCACCCTGTTTGGAATTGCGTTTTTCCTGATCGGCGTCGTCCTCCTCGGCCTCGGGGTGATTGGCGAGTATGTCGGTCGCATCTACGAGCAGGTTCGCCAGCGGCCTCGCTACATCATCGCCGCAGTCCTTGAACAATCCACCAGCAACGTCGCCGAGCACGCATGA